In Maylandia zebra isolate NMK-2024a linkage group LG12, Mzebra_GT3a, whole genome shotgun sequence, a single genomic region encodes these proteins:
- the zdhhc8b gene encoding palmitoyltransferase ZDHHC8B, with product MPNSVGKRFKPTKYIPVSTAATLLVGSTTLFFVFTCPWLTKVISPAVPLYNGLVFLFVLANFSMATFMDPGVYPRADEDEDKEDDFRAPLYKNVEIKGIQVRMKWCATCHFYRPPRCSHCSVCDNCVEDFDHHCPWVNNCIGRRNYRYFFLFLLSLSAHMVGVFCFGLIFVLDHRETLGALHTTVTLVVMCIAGLFFIPVMGLTGFHMVLVARGRTTNEQVTGKFRGGVNPFTKGCCGNVEYVLCSPLAPRYMLDPRKKPHVKVQPPFIRPDLSERQITIKVTDNGIHSTIISSKSKSSLDGLDDKDTQPPLPPKADRYNQLKSQMTSSEETSLSGKTHPSTPAMYKFRPTFGTMPKVHYHTTEEKIVISDDRKPSAILEEGVRGHDYRSEPNLDLPEYANAPLHRTFQSSPLQLDSDPINSRSLSLKQGHGRPEKGQLPALEPRTVTSTPYKSVFSPNNLSNRNGSLSYDSLLNPSISPATPSESMAHRGVPSVGFHSPYLPTKMCHIREPDMQRQQVPPTYSPVMPPRVVGRQSPHLRDRDPSPVRYDNLSQTIMASIQERKEKEERERRQMHHGRSQTHIYAQDSGVFDGGYGLPANACYPDGPRGPGSRGPTPPAYGGSRDNLMGIGLMSYGQRTPVLRHAGSTLGRAPRTSSTSLHTDQSSINSSQSRTTGPEGPYRSPAHQPHSPAMPRSPSYSRQKLSYISAHERTDSPRLGGPREAMKVNGQMDCHPSAQGAALSPSRHSNVKKVTGVGGTTYEISV from the exons GTGCCCCTGGTTGACTAAAGTGATCTCGCCCGCTGTGCCTCTCTACAATGGACTGGTCTTCCTCTTCGTCTTGGCCAACTTCAGTATGGCAACCTTCATGGACCCTGGCGTTTACCCCAGAG CGGACGAGGACGAGGATAAGGAGGATGATTTCCGGGCACCGCTCTACAAGAACGTGGAGATCAAGGGCATTCAGGTCCGGATGAAGTGGTGCGCCACCTGTCACTTCTACAGGCCGCCTCGCTGCTCGCACTGCAGCGTCTGTGACAACTgtgtggag GACTTTGACCATCACTGCCCCTGGGTGAACAACTGCATTGGACGGAGAAACTACCGctacttcttcctcttcctgctgTCGCTGAGCGCTCACATGGTGGGAGTGTTCTGTTTTGGCCTCATCTTTGTCCTTGATCACAGAGAAACGCTGGGAGCGCTGCACACCACTGTCAC TTTGGTAGTGATGTGCATAGCGGGTCTTTTCTTTATTCCAGTCATGGGACTCACAGGTTTTCACATGGTGCTCGTAGCTCGAGGTCGAACAACCAACGAACAG GTGACGGGCAAGTTTCGTGGAGGAGTAAATCCTTTCACCAAGGGTTGCTGTGGCAACGTGGAGTACGTTTTATGTAGTCCCCTAGCACCCAG GTACATGCTGGACCCCAGGAAGAAGCCACACGTCAAAGTTCAGCCCCCGTTCATCAGACCAGATCTCTCAGAAAGGCAAATCACCATCAAAGTCACCGACAACGGTATTCATAGCACCATCATCAGCTCCAAG TCCAAAAGCAGCCTCGATGGTTTAGATGACAAGGATACCCAGCCGCCGCTGCCACCCAAAGCTGATAGGTACAACCAGCTTAAAAGCCAGATGACCTCCAGTGAAG AGACTTCCCTGTCTGGTAAGACCCACCCATCCACTCCAGCCATGTACAAATTCAGGCCAACCTTTGGCACCATGCCCAAAGTCCACTACCACACTACAGAGGAGAAG ATTGTCATATCTGATGACCGGAAGCCCTCGGCCATCCTGGAAGAAGGTGTCCGTGGTCATGACTATCGATCTGAGCCGAACCTGGACCTGCCTGAATATGCTAATGCTCCCCTCCACCGCACGTTTCAGTCCTCGCCCCTCCAGCTGGATTCAGACCCCATCAACTCCCGCTCTCTCAGCCTCAAGCAGGGTCATGGCCGACCGGAGAAGGGCCAGCTCCCAGCACTGGAGCCACGGACAGTCACTTCAACCCCCTACAAGAGTGTCTTCTCTCCCAATAATCTCTCCAACCGCAATGGTAGTCTATCCTATGACAGCCTGCTCAACCCTAGCATTTCCCCAGCTACTCCCAGTGAGTCCATGGCCCACCGTGGTGTTCCCTCTGTGGGGTTCCACTCACCCTACCTGCCCACCAAAATGTGCCACATCCGGGAACCTGATATGCAGAGACAACAGGTCCCCCCTACCTACAGCCCAGTGATGCCCCCCAGAGTGGTGGGCAGACAGTCCCCTCACCTGAGGGACAGAGACCCGTCTCCGGTGCGCTACGACAACCTCTCCCAGACCATCATGGCATCCATCCAGGAGcgaaaggagaaggaggagagggagaggcgGCAGATGCATCACGGGCGCTCCCAGACCCATATCTATGCCCAGGACTCTGGTGTGTTTGATGGGGGCTATGGCCTGCCTGCCAATGCTTGCTACCCAGATGGGCCTCGTGGCCCCGGGTCAAGAGGCCCAACACCTCCAGCCTATGGAGGCTCCAGGGACAACCTAATGGGGATTGGACTGATGAGCTATGGTCAAAGAACCCCAGTGCTGCGTCATGCTGGCTCTACACTGGGCCGTGCACCTAGGACGTCGTCCACCTCCCTGCACACAGATCAAAGCAGCATCAACAGCAGCCAGAGCAGAACCACAGGCCCAGAAGGCCCCTATCGCTCCCCGGCCCACCAGCCCCATTCCCCCGCTATGCCCCGTTCCCCTTCTTACTCCCGCCAGAAACTCTCCTACATCAGTGCACACGAGAGGACAGACTCCCCTCGTCTAGGGGGCCCAAG AGAGGCCATGAAAGTTAATGGGCAGATGGACTGCCACCCGAGTGCCCAGGGTGCCGCCCTCAGTCCCAGTCGCCACAGTAACGTCAAAAAGGTGACAGGCGTAGGAGGCACCACGTATGAGATATCAGTGTGA